The Phaseolus vulgaris cultivar G19833 chromosome 10, P. vulgaris v2.0, whole genome shotgun sequence DNA window GCTGCTCATCAAACTGGTGGCCGTGTGATATGTGTATGCTGTGAACAGATAGAGACACGTCCACTGAGAAAAGATCTAGGAGTTTATGCAGATCGTGTTGAGTTTGTTGTAGGAGATGTGAGAAGCTTTCTGCTAGGAGATTACAAAGGAGCTGATTTTGTGCTTGTGGATTGTCACATCAGCAATGCAAGGGAAGCTTTTCTAGCAGCATTTAAAGGTGCCAGCAAAAATGGTGCAGTCGTGGTTGGATACAATGTTAAGCACAGAGCCTCAAGATGGAGACAACTGAGAGCATCTTTTTTACCCATTGGAGAAGGGTTGTTGATGGCCAAAATAGATCCAAATGTGAAGGGTAATCACAGGGTTGTCCAAAGGAGGAGTCGTTGGATTGTTCAAGTGGACAACTGCACTGGAGAGGAACATATTTTTAGGGTCACCTCTCCTCATAAGAAAGTGCAGATTGAAGTCTAAGGCTATAATTTCATAGGTTTTGTTTTGGATTATGAATAATATGAAATGATAGAAGTAAACATAGGTAACATGGTCTAAAGGGTACCTCTTAGGAATGTGTAATAGAACAGAAGCTATTTGGTATtcattgttttctattttgctttttttttcctGTGTCTTAGTGTATATTTGTATAAATAATTTGGcctgttaattttttttttcacaggCCAAAGAAGCAGAGAATgtaaaacagaaaaagaaaaatttagtTTAACACCATGTCATCAGTCATCAAATGTTGCTATGTATCTTTCATGAGTAAGAAAATTAGTTCTACACTACATAAACAAAGATTTTTCACTTGTCATGAATCTTTGATGGATAAGATTAAAATTTTAGGAGAGAATTTCAGTTTTTATGCTGCTGCTATCCAAAAATTTCCTTATGATCTGTTTATGGAGTTATTATTAATGTCACTTGCTAGGTATTATGAGGTTGTAGCTGTTGAAGGTCTTAGAAGTATCTGCATAAACCAATTTTTCAATGCTGTGTCTGATAAAATGAATCTTATTTTAGAGTATTGAAGAATTTCAATATTCCCTCTaaccaaataaaatttaattttcctTTTCAGAATAATTTGACATGAATTACACAGTAATAATTAGAAAGTGTAGAAAAGGGTGCATTGTGTTTCATTTACATTCACTATGTCAATGCTGGGAAGTTGAAAATGAATGAGAGGATAAATGGATGAGGTTCTCTAATtcatttccaattttttttttcaatttagcTTGTTTGggattattatatatattcaaaGGTCAATAGCATGATGAAATTGATGGGAGATTACAGAACAATCTTTTATGGCACTATAAAGAACATCAATTAGTTATGCCAAAATCTTTTATGGCACTATAAAGAACAATCTTTCCTCTCTCCAAAATACTTCAAGGGACTCAAATATCGACCCAAATTCAATTGTTGTTTCTCAAACAGCTTTAGTTAAAGGCTCATCACGGCAAGTAGAATTACTTGTTGCCTTTTCTGCTGCAAATTGGAAATTAATGTTTTCTCAAAGTTGCAATTGATCCCATTTAGTTATCTTCTGAGGGTCTTGTTAGTGTGCTTAGATCACTGGTTGATTTTGAGAAATCATATATGGAAATGAAAAAGTTAAAGAATGACCAACAAGAAGGGATTTCTGCTGAAGATTCTATAGGAATAAGATCCAAGGAAGATGTAACCAGTGATCCAGGTGCTTCTGCTAGGAAGACTGGAAATTATGCAAATTAGGCATAATCAAAGATCTTTCTGAAAGAACTGTTCTGAAAATTTTGTCAGTGACAGGTAATAGATGTTAGATAGGAATCAAATATAAGCTAGAAACTTATCCAAACTAGGCCTAATCCATTACCTGATTGTGTATTTTCATTCTTCAGCTTGCATATATACATATGATCTAAAGAGCATCCAACAACCATTGCATTTTACATGGCAACAATTCTCTTAAGCATTTCATCAAACAGTTTCTTAACACTCAATATTATCCCTTTCAAAATAGCCATTGACCATGATTAAGgaagatattaaataattttagttataaaataaaaatagtttgcTGGAATTATCGTTTATTATTTGAATACTCTATTAAGTTAAATAATGTAATAAACTTGaggtttattaattttaaatttataatattgataatcggAAATGATTTAATATTTCTTATGAATATCGCGATTCTTAATGTGTATTTTCTAAGATATGTGTGTGTCTATTTCTGAATTGGGAAATTTATATTGGTATGTTTTGGGTTGGCAAATCAAAAGCTCTTATTTCTTTCTCCCCATGTGTTTGATAATATGTCTGCAAAAAGCTTTATCATCTAGTTCACTAGAATCCTGTTACTAATCATATTATACTTTTATGATCTTTGATAACTGAAACTTTATTGCTTCTTTGGCTTCAACTATCTTGGTACACCATCTATTGAGGGATGGTGTGTTTTACTTTTCTTTCAATAAATTTATCAgattttatgtttggtaagcTAACAAGTATGGAATGTCAGGAGGAAATTCATTTTTCACAACCATTTATATTCATTGGAGTTTGGAACACTTTAATTTGAGCGCCATTGGAAAGTGTTCAACAACGTTTGTACAATCACATTTCACACACTTTGTTTGTTTCAACATAAATATTGTATACGAGGATTGAAGAGTGCTGATCAATTTTGTTTAGATCAAGGGTATTGTGATGATTTACAAGTAAAGAAATGTGAGAGATATAAAAGAACGAATTCCCTCTCAAATACAAAGAAAGACCATAAAAGTTAGGTGACTTATTTCAAAAAGTCTAATTTATTCTTAAATGtaaattaatgtaatttatGTTTGTATgtgatatttttcttaaattttattttattaaattaattatttataaatatataaaataaattatttcaaatattaattcaaattttataatattttttaaatataataaatttatttataatttaaatattaaattaattttaaaatatattaatttatttattatatatataatcgattataataaattatatatatatatatatatctattattaatataatataataaattatattaaataataatattattattaataaaaaaatattaacaattaataataataatataattatttataatagaaacataaatttatataataataataataataataatattgattataacagtaaaaatataaaataatactattatttaaatttgatataaaaattatctttaattaaaatatttataattatgaatatttaaatattatttatttttatttaataacttttatatattaataatattaataatttatacttttttaagtACCAACATTATAGTTAACTCTTGTATCATCTTGATACATTATAATCTTTATGTTCAATCAAGACACAAAATAGgtaaattgtcaaaatatcattattattttttatcttcaacattattatatttactaattatttattctattcTGACCGTGgatctaaaaataaatatttttaatatttcttttattgcaTAGGGCTACCGTGCTAGTGTTTGGTCGAGGGTTAATGgttttttattgttgttcaATACATATACTGATTCCCTTGTGGTTCACTGGTCAATGTGTATCATTATGATATCCCaaaatgatggaggagggccaagcacaccacACTATGAAAAGCCAAGCTCCAAGTCTAGGCCGTCTAGAACCACATGAGGAGCATCTagcccatgatgaggagcgtctagacttcaaaaggagagcgtctaaccatgatgaggagcggctacataagaagcgtctaggaggaagcctagaccgtctaggaccaaGCATATTCACGTTCACATGGgtcaagctacggtttgggataAAAAGGCCTTGTATATGtcacatggaggcccattaggggtggctaagtaattagagtagtgtagaaaacATAAATGAGTGAACATTCTAAAATCTAGTTTGCTTGGCCGgtcatgtgccatgtgccttgtgAATTACATTTCATTTTGGTTCCATTTCATTTAGACTTAGCTTAGTTTCTACGGtcctttagcctataaaagggaaggccatctcatgtattttgtaagattattgtgagtaaagttatgctgccatttttgtgccaagctttgcttctacctagattctaggctctaatcttcacatccttcacctttccttgggctggccgaacctcccaactTTCATACataccatgcaccttcaagatcaccatagctcttaggaggatcttgcacacacacatccatggcttccgcaccatcctttacatgattcaagaagaacttcatgaatttgccatcatttggtatcatgagcttaggttcttcaagatgagttgttcttggtcttttcatttttagttgttcttggtcttttcatttttagttcttctttatttcatgttgttcatcttatttccataattgtcttgctgttttttacattttaatttgttttggtgtgctatttggaagatccaaccggtgcactttgttcaattgatcttaaacaattcttgtgcaaattgtgataggattccatacacctttgagttgctgttttcttttaggtttttgagtctttattgcacttttaatttggttcatattatgctctttgagtctttaatttctgaatccatatatgttttgtcaagtcatgttcattcacaatgtcatcaattcatagtagtcctttgattggcttgattgtttcctGATTTTGAGTATATGTTTTTGCTTTGAATCTTctgttcatttgatcttttggtgcttttttatttttagtttgagttcatatttgtgtttagatcttacacaaattctttttctcaattccattgtgtttaaattttggtatcttactgttttttccagtttttccagaatcccctgtttcacattctctatgctggctgttttgttccagaaaaatattttcactcataggaaaattttgattctctggaatatgcaagtttgaagtgttacagaaaggacaaaaaaagaattagctcaaaagagtcaacagaaaaaaaatgataaatattttaaaatcagtgtgcaaatctgaggcgctacagctggcgtaactgaacactgaaattgaaaaatttattaaaaaaaaaaatggttcatgcgttttgagtgattccaaaaccagattttagctaagatcttgaatatcttgaatatcaaatttcagaatcaaatctaaaaatcacagctcagcataaattggggaaaaacacgtttctggcccacaacaattttccagtggtgctgttttttattttgtaatctaattctagtgccattcttaggaattcttttgtgtgcctacctttatttgagtaccttttatttgcttgcttaatatttcttggacctctttctagttgtcataatctaactccttttggtggtactgttttattcaattaaattgtttcttgcttttgttctttgacctctaatttggtgctggaatttattctcccttggtgcttaattgaatggaaacttgacttgggtaaggtctagtcttttgataggtgctggaattggagaattaagaccttcattctaaggggaaacaaagacAAGGCAGaatcaagctttcttgaaaacaccacaaacacttggagggccaacaagcaaagacaacaaggaagtgcctttagcaaaaagaggatcaacaaagggagttttcttaatttccttgcaacttagtttgtgttaattacctcttaattacgttattagacggtgagtgtgtcttcaagggctccaagtgtccaagaagcctcacctagggccgactagtgtagaactctttaattagcaattgttaattgtttttagttgCTTTTCTATTGATTAATTAGTAACGCTTTGTATGTGTGGTTGTTTTGTTAAGCTTTGTtaaaaccgtctagctttgttaattagttagcttacattgttttcttgcatttgttttctcaacttaattgtgttctaagtgatttactaagagaaagctttgtgtaaAGACAtcgagggatagtttttggctaaggcaaaggcttggtacttaagtagtcctctatgactcacctcccttacctggaaaactaccttctttgactttcctaaattttttCAAGGTAAAACACTTGTATaaacaaagttttagccatgtctacttctcctcactctccaaagtctattgaaagtgaagtaaaatctattaaatctcttttgaaagaagtttcacaagctgtacaaatgatttcttttagacaattggagaatgagaataaaattaatgaattggctaaagcccaagaagagaaatcacaaaaatcccaaaaataaaaaaatcctcatactcatgcatcccattctaaaagtaatgagtctctaggggagggaagccttagaatcaatgactattaccaaccacctcctagaagaactaggcaaagggagcaagagagcccaagggaagtaagggtagacctaccccatttctatggtaaggaagatgtagaggcctacctagattgggagatgaaagtagagcaactctttgcttgccatagggtgagtgaagagaggaGGGTatccttagcaacccttagtttccaaagcaatgccatgtattggtggacctctctagagagagaccgacgtcttcatagggagcctcccatagaatattggaatgaccttaggggagccctaagacgacgccacataccttcctactaccatagggagttgatggacaagctccaaagactccaacaaaagaacttgagtgtggaagagtataggcagaaaatggagctctacatgatgagagcatccattagagaggaagaaaccaccaccatatctaggtttctaagtgggctcaaccttgagataagggatagagtagaactattaccctaccaagacttgaatgatttggttcaacttttcattaaagttgaacaacaaaatttgcgcaaaacttcaagtcaaagggtgggttcttactccaactcttatcccaaaaaagactttaaaagggagggtagtacacctagagacgaacccaaagaaactagcaaacccttagtgaaagatgcctccaccccatacatccgtgctagggacaccaagtgttttaaatgttttggaagaggacatgtgcaagcacaatgtccaaaccaaagggttttgttctaaaaaggaaaagatgagtacacaagtggtgaggatgaacctagtacacaagaaaagggggaaggagagaggataaatcctttggagggggacttattgctgattcaaagaatcctccacaatcaacctagtgcatccatcgagacacaacgagagaacatttttcatactagatgcaatgttttagaaaatatatgctctcttattgtggatggtggatcatgctgcaattgttgtagcactagattgattgaaaaactaaaactacaagtagttcctcatccaaaaccttacaatttacaatggatcaatgaggatggagaactacgtgtagacaaacaagtggaaattaagttttctataggtaactacaaagacaatgttttatgtgatgtagtacctatggaagcttgccacatatTATTAGGTAGACTAtagcaatttgataagaaaaccttgcataatggtctaactaacgagatttctttcatccacaagcacaaaaagtttgtacttagccctttaccacattcccaagtggtaaaagaccaaatacaaatgaaacataaaagggatgaagagaaaatagaaaaggcgtgggagaagagtgttccttcccacaaggtcattcaacaagtcaagcacattgaaaataccctggcaaacatgcttcttgttgaacaacctagccttacctattgtaaaggaacacttgcgaGCACGAGCccaaaagaagagtctttaaaagaagcttgcatagatcaagactatttctcaaatgtgttaagatatccccaaaagaatgacaagttatcaataagcacctaccaatttttgtatgaagtagtgcctaaaacaacttgccatgtcttattgagacaccCATTacaaaatgtacaaattttcataaacaatggttgtaccaacgagactctctttgcacataagagaaaaagtctacaagaaggagaactcatggggcaAATGAGAGTTGATggaactctagagcttttacgaggaaaacttttgtcacccatgagaaaagaagttcaaagacattactttaggtacaactcttgttttcaaaatacacctaaagcaaagtctcaagaactctatactccttcaccttttgtacaagatccttgggaagacacacatttcatattagagcttcctaggacgacaaaaggtcttgattcattcttcatggatgtggataaactcttcctaagaaacgtgacaagcctccatggtttattttcaaatgatagagctccaaaatttgaaaacatagctcttccttctatgcttcacgaaatcatgagggacactcacaattcttgggataagaatccttttccttataagcatgcatacaatggagtagtccataagattactcatatttctccatttgaagttgtatgtgcacaatgtcctcttgcctttttaaagttgttaccatttcttaaagggattatgcctaagggaaaagtaaatacttttggaaattttagaaaacataagaggattagaaggcacctacaaccatcaaaagggaggtattgtgagaagttggccaaaacaagagaaaaacaaaaatggcaacttcacacaattattTGTTCTCCAAAGGCTCaccctaactcctttgctttgtttcaagattcacatagattgatatttgatccgggaggacacaccttgacgaagcaagaggctgctatccgagatcaagaatgcaaatctgaggatagatcttctcaagaaggaggagatgatggacaccatccagccacaaccatccccttagcaaaagccttggatttgaggacaaatccttttcaagagggaggggatgatggaggagggccaagcacaccacACTATGAAAAGCCAAGCTCCAAGTCTAGGCCGTCTAGAACCACATGAGGAGCATCTagcccatgatgaggagcgtctaaacttcaaaaggagaaCGTCTAACCATGAtaaggagcggctacataagaagcgtctaggaccaagcaTATTCATGTTCACATGGgtcaagctacggtttgggataAGAAGGCCTTGTATATGTcgcatggaggcccattaggggtggccaagtaattagagtagtgtagaaagcataaatgagtgaacattct harbors:
- the LOC137819441 gene encoding uncharacterized protein, which translates into the protein MKQHFYTSKLASNCTPRNLPFERNKHINNMANWSPENAKRAYLQALEMAKRDKEPDVAEFISALAAGNNAQLMVVAGAGVDSSATLALAAAAHQTGGRVICVCCEQIETRPLRKDLGVYADRVEFVVGDVRSFLLGDYKGADFVLVDCHISNAREAFLAAFKGASKNGAVVVGYNVKHRASRWRQLRASFLPIGEGLLMAKIDPNVKGNHRVVQRRSRWIVQVDNCTGEEHIFRVTSPHKKVQIEV